The genomic window ATAGAACTTTTGTCTCAAAACAAATATGATTTGGTTCTAATGGATCTGCAGATGCCGGTAAAAGACGGTTATCAGACTACAGATTATATTCGAAATGAAATGAATTCGTCAGTTCCTATAATAGCCATGACAGCACATTCTTTAGTTGGAGAGCAGGAGCGCTGTTACAAAGTAGGAATGAATGCTTATGTACCAAAACCTTTTAAACAGTCGGTTCTTTTAAAAGCAATAAAAACGGTAATGAATCCAAACAACGAAGTCATACACAAAAGAGTTGTAAATCTTTCTTTTCTGGACGAAATGGCTTGCGGCGATCCTGATTTCAGGCGCGATATGATTGGTCTTTTTATAGAAAAAATTCCTGCTCAAACGGCGCAGTTAGAAGAAGCATTCCATAATGACGATCACGATACCGTAAAAAAACTGGCTCATAATATGAAATCCAGTCTGGATATTTTTATGCTTGAAGATCTTAGTAATTGCGCTGCTGTAATTGAAGAAGAAGCTTCGGCAGGAGAATTTACCAGCGAAACTTTAGATAAAGTCAATATTTTACACTGCGGTATTATCGAAGTCGTAAAAATTCTAAAAGAGCTATGATAAAAGAGAAATAAGCTATAGCTTTACAATAATGATGTTTTAATAGAAGTTTGCCCCAAGAAAAAATATAAAAAAAATGAGAATTATTTTAGCAGAAGATAATGATATCCTACGCAAATCATTATCTTTTTTCTTAGAATCTAAAGGATTTAGTGTTGATCAGTTTTCGGATGGAGAAGAAGCATTACATGCGATAGAAACCAATAACTATGATCTAATATTGACAGATATAAACATGCCGGGCAAAAGCGGTATGGAAATCACGCAATATGTCAGACAGCATATTAATTCTGATACTCCCATAATTATACTGACATCCTCTGGCGTAGAACAAACAGAACTTGATTCTTTTGACATTGGTGCAAATGAATTTATTGCTAAACCTGTTAGTCCAGCCGTATTGTTGG from Flavobacterium fluviale includes these protein-coding regions:
- a CDS encoding response regulator transcription factor, with translation MRIILAEDNDILRKSLSFFLESKGFSVDQFSDGEEALHAIETNNYDLILTDINMPGKSGMEITQYVRQHINSDTPIIILTSSGVEQTELDSFDIGANEFIAKPVSPAVLLVRINKLLNKRF